Proteins co-encoded in one Gossypium arboreum isolate Shixiya-1 chromosome 11, ASM2569848v2, whole genome shotgun sequence genomic window:
- the LOC128284000 gene encoding uncharacterized mitochondrial protein AtMg00810-like: MVLTLWRHLLQWLGLTQSSFFLPWLHAKQMEDSPIGCQVTFRMVFERRNLHRATDGFKVPGEENKRIEAINDFKTQMKEMFDMSDLGAMTYFLGMEVNQSNRGIFINQQAFALKILDKFCMSNCKLVNTPIAQGEKLTSFGNQERVDEKEYRSLVGCLLYLTATRPDLMHAAAKRVLRYVKGTLKLGVMFKKENELKLMGYSDSDWAGSADDMRSTSGYFFTLGSGAFCWSSKKQQTVAQSTVKRVYCGRRR; the protein is encoded by the exons ATGGTACTGACTTTATGGAGACATTTGCTCCAGTGGCTAGGCTTGACACAATCAAGCTTCTTTTTGCCTTGGCTGCACGCGAAGCAGATGGAAGATTCACCAATTGGATGTCAAGTCACTTTTCGAATGGTTTTCGAAAGAAGAAATCTACATAGAGCAACAGATGGATTTAAAGTTCCAGGAGAAGAGAACAAG CGAATCGAGGCGATCAATGACTTCAAGACTCAAATGAAGGAAATGTTTGATATGAGTGACTTAGGAGCCATGACATACTTCCTTGGTATGGAAGTGAACCAGTCTAATCGAGGAATCTTTATCAACCAGCAAGCATTTGCCCTGAAGATCTTAGACAAGTTCTGCATGTCTAATTGTAAATTAGTAAACACACCAATAGCTCAAGGAGAGAAGCTGACCAGCTTTGGAAACCAAGAAAGAGTTGATGAGAAGGAATACAGAAGCCTAGTTGGCTGTTTACTTTATTTGACAGCAACTAGACCTGATCTTATGCATGCT GCAGCAAAAAGAGTACTTAGATATGTCAAGGGAACTTTGAAGCTTGGTGTCATGTTTAAGAAAGAAAATGAGCTTAAACTTATGGGATATTCAGACAGTGACTGGGCAGGCTCTGCAGATGACATGAGAAGCACCTCGGGTTATTTTTTCACACTTGGCTCAGGAGCATTTTGTTGGAGTTCAAAGAAGCAACAAACTGTTGCTCAATCCACGGTGAAGCGAGTATATTGCGGAAGAAGAAGAtga
- the LOC108471906 gene encoding putative disease resistance RPP13-like protein 1 yields the protein MIPKVKEITDRLNSLTTRRSNLGLSDILSQAPTSKGKQPRLQPTSVVNEAVEYISRQKEKTEMIELLKGDNSSGISVLSIVGMGGMGKTTLAQLVYNDATINESFDHKAWVCVSDHFDAVNITRTILKSIDPDFCDENDLNLLQVKLKEKLSGKRFLLVLDDIWNENYNDWDILQSPFGEGTNIIVTTRFQNVPSNVDLLKAFHLDKLSDDDCLSIFTQNALKARNFDRHLQFKQIGEKIVRRCNGLPLAAKAIGSLLRTIKDNAEWERINESEIWNLPEEQYGIIPALQLSYHHLPSYLKRCFAYCSILPKDYEFEEEEIILLWREEGLLQQKAMPQIKDLGNQYFQDLVSRSFFQTSSKDKSRFVIHDLINDLAQVVAGDICSKLERDKQQKFSNRTQHSSYILTRYDTVKKFEAFNQVNSLRTFLPLQLSHCWRPCLTNVVLVDLLPKLGYLRVLSLSGYDITELPDVFENLKHLRYLNFSDTDIKCLPDSLCTLYHLETLLLRRCYSLQRLPSKMGNLVNLHYLDIRDAYSIDRMPFGIDKLTNLQRLSDFIIGEGDGHRIRELKYLSNLKGDFCLSRLENVNGEDAGEAKLNEKQGIDRLVLEWSWDFKNDRRNKEVEELVLDSLRPPKKLEQLVIQNYGGAKFSTWIADSSFKNILSLELSNCKNCKSLPSIARLSFLKDLSICDLNEVHKIGVELFGANQSNVFASLETLCFKSMPNWKEWDPYEGDEQVSKFPSLLELSIRRCTQLLRRLPTLLQSLQKLVIYECRRLVVSISSFSSLCELSIEGCKEFVDEGSSSADEVTSLKSVSLTNISKFDISAEKALLRFANSKNFKIYSWSELEYLWQNGLSLVGHRFITIEYCPQLVSLETEEERLQLDKIPSVESLVIDNCERLNRLPKVLHAVPFITRIALGECPGLVSFAESDFPPALKELRIWKCENL from the coding sequence ATGATTCCCAAGGTCAAAGAGATCACTGATAGACTGAATAGTTTGACTACTCGAAGAAGTAATTTGGGGTTGAGCGACATCTTGTCTCAAGCTCCAACCTCCAAAGGAAAGCAACCCAGGCTGCAACCAACTTCCGTGGTGAATGAAGCTGTGGAGTATATCAGTAGACAGAAGGAGAAGACAGAAATGATTGAGTTGCTCAAAGGTGATAACTCCAGTGGAATTTCAGTCCTTTCCATCGTCGGCATGGGAGGGATGGGTAAAACAACTCTTGCTCAGCTTGTTTACAATGATGCCACCATCAACGAGTCTTTTGACCACAAGGCCTGGGTATGCGTTTCTGATCATTTTGATGCAGTTAATATAACCAGGACAATTTTAAAATCCATCGATCCTGACTTTTGTGATGAGAATGACTTGAATTTACTTCAAGTTAAGTTGAAGGAGAAGTTGTCTGGGAAAAGATTCTTGCTTGTTTTAGATGACATTTGGAATGAGAATTATAATGATTGGGACATCTTACAGTCTCCGTTTGGAGAAGGGACCAATATCATTGTAACCACTCGCTTTCAAAATGTGCCATCTAATGTGGATCTGCTTAAAGCTTTTCATTTGGATAAACTATCAGATGATGATTGTTTATCCATATTTACACAGAATGCATTAAAAGCAAGAAATTTTGATAGACATCTCCAGTTTAAACAAATTGGAGAGAAAATTGTCAGAAGGTGCAATGGCTTACCTTTGGCCGCAAAAGCCATTGGAAGCTTGCTACGCACAATTAAAGACAATGCAGAATGGGAAAGAATAAATGAGAGTGAGATATGGAACTTACCAGAAGAGCAGTATGGCATAATTCCAGCTTTGCAATTAAGCTACCATCATCTTCCGTCATACTTGAAACGATGTTTTGCATATTGCTCCATACTACCTAAAGATTATGAATTTGAGGAAGAAGAAATTATCTTGTTATGGAGAGAAGAAGGTCTCTTGCAACAAAAAGCTATGCCTCAAATTAAAGATCTTGGAAATCAATATTTCCAAGATCTAGTGTCCAGGTCATTTTTTCAGACATCCAGTAAAGATAAGTCCCGATTCGTAATTCATGACCTTATCAATGATTTAGCTCAAGTAGTTGCAGGAGATATATGCTCCAAACTGGAAAGAGATAAGCAACAAAAGTTCTCAAATCGCACTCAACATTCTTCGTATATTCTCACTAGATATGACACAGTAAAGAAGTTTGAAGCATTTAATCAAGTGAATTCTTTACGTACTTTTCTACCTTTACAGTTGTCACATTGTTGGAGGCCTTGTTTAACTAATGTTGTTTTGGTTGATTTGTTGCCAAAACTTGGCTACTTAAGGGTGCTTTCTTTGAGTGGGTATGACATCACTGAGTTGCCTgatgtttttgaaaatttaaaacatcTTCGCTACTTAAATTTTTCTGACACCGATATCAAATGCCTACCCGATTCTTTGTGCACTCTTTATCATTTGGAAACTTTATTATTAAGAAGGTGTTACAGTCTTCAAAGATTGCCTTCAAAGATGGGAAATCTTGTCAACTTGCATTATCTTGATATTAGAGATGCCTACTCAATAGATAGGATGCCTTTTGGAATTGATAAGCTAACCAATCTCCAAAGGCTATCTGATTTTATCATAGGGGAAGGTGATGGACATCGTATCAGAGAATTGAAATATTTGTCAAACCTCAAAGGTGATTTCTGTCTTTCTAGGTTGGAGAATGTTAATGGAGAAGATGCAGGGGAAGCCAAGTTAAATGAGAAGCAAGGAATTGATCGACTGGTATTGGAATGGAGTTGGGACTTTAAGAACGATAGAAGGAATAAAGAAGTTGAAGAATTGGTGTTGGACTCTCTTCGTCCTCCAAAAAAGCTTGAGCAACTCGTCATTCAGAATTATGGTGGTGCAAAATTCTCTACTTGGATTGCAGATTCTTCCTTCAAGAATATATTGTCATTGGAGCTTAGCAACTGTAAAAATTGCAAATCACTACCATCGATTGCAAGGTTATCATTTTTAAAAGACCTTTCAATCTGTGATTTGAATGAGGTACATAAGATTGGTGTTGAGTTGTTTGGAGCAAATCAATCGAATGTATTTGCATCGTTAGAAACACTATGTTTCAAGAGTATGCCAAACTGGAAGGAGTGGGACCCATATGAAGGTGATGAGCAAGTTTCGAAATTCCCCAGCCTTCTTGAGCTTTCAATCAGAAGATGTACTCAATTGTTGAGAAGGTTGCCAACCCTTCTTCAATCCTTGCAGAAACTTGTAATCTACGAGTGTAGAAGGTTGGTAGTTTCAATTTCAAGTTTTTCGTCTTTATGTGAATTAAGCATTGAAGGGTGTAAAGAATTTGTGGATGAAGGCTCTTCTTCTGCAGATGAGGTTACCTCTTTGAAAAGTGTCTCTCTTACAAACATTTCAAAGTTTGATATTTCAGCAGAGAAGGCATTGTTGAGATTTGCAAACTCGAAAAATTTTAAGATCTATAGTTGGAGTGAGTTGGAATATTTATGGCAAAATGGGTTAAGCTTAGTTGGCCATCGCTTTATTACGATTGAGTATTGTCCCCAATTGGTCTCTTTGGAAACAGAGGAGGAGAGATTGCAACTTGACAAGATTCCAAGTGTTGAATCTCTGGTAATAGATAATTGTGAAAGGCTCAATAGACTACCAAAAGTCTTACATGCTGTCCCATTCATTACGAGAATAGCACTTGGAGAGTGTCCAGGCTTGGTTTCTTTTGCAGAGAGTGACTTTCCTCCTGCTTTAAAAGAGCTGAGGATTTGGAAATGTGAGAATTTGTAA